From the Gossypium hirsutum isolate 1008001.06 chromosome A02, Gossypium_hirsutum_v2.1, whole genome shotgun sequence genome, the window CATTTATAGAGGAAATTAATGGAAATAATATATAGGTTGAAGGGCataggtttaaaaaaaaaagaatttacaGTGACTTTAATGGAACCAATCTGCTTGAATTCCCAGTCATTAATGTAGTCATAATTTCCAACGGTTGAAACCATCCTGACCACTAGGCTCATATCTGGTCTTACCTCTGTAATCTGCAACAAAGCCATTAAAATCCCATTAATAGAGACCTTCCTTTGTGTTCTTCAACtaaaattacatttatttattaacaTGGTCAAATTCTGATTTTGGTCCCTCTACTATGCTAAAGTTAGAGATTTGGTCCACATATTTTAATTTGGCATAATAGAGGGACCAAAACCTGACCTTTTAGAATTAGTGAAAATTTGAAATGCCAAAACTACAATTACAAGTATAATACAAGTACAACTATATGTCTGACCAGCTGCAATGTAGAATCCAATCAATACAACACACAATAGATGAAGAATCGGACAAATCCAGActaattattccaaaaaaaatagGACATAACCCACGATATGGCATATGCACATGGTGGGAGTGAGACTAGACCTATTCATAAGTTGAGTTGCCCATCCAAAATTTGGGAGGATTTAAGCAAAAATATTAGGCTTAAAAAAATGGGTTTTGGCAAAAAATTAGACCCATTTAAAATACGGGCTGAACTcgagcttgaacattcaaggctcgAGTTTGACCCGATTTTAAGTTTATAgtactttatattatgtaatttataacacataaaaaataaatctacacTAAATATGTAATATTACTCTAACGTAaacattaaaatgattttaagataattatataaaaaaatttaataaatgaaaaaactattaaattaaaataatataaatattttaaaaaaaattaatatgaacgGGCCTAAAATAGGTTTAGGTTAATCTTTTGCAAATATAAGCGTGATTGGGTAAAATATTATGCCCACATTTCAAGCCGAGTCAAACTTGGGCAAACATAATGTGtgttaatatcatatttagaCTGACCCGACCCCTGAACACCTCTAAATGAGACTCACATTTCACAATTACGGATGGCGGGACTCAAACCTGAACACCCTTTACCATCTATACCAAAACTTCATTGGCAATGAAAATTTATCATaccaaaaacatttaaatttaaaaaaaaaaaagaaaaaaagaatcacTAACACTTTAACATGAATAGTTaacactaattaataatattataaaagtataaacattaaattatgtcaaattaaagtataaatattaaatttcaatttttagcaAAGGGATCAAAATCGTAATTTAACCTTTTTAACGTTAGTAAAAATTTGACAGGTAAACTTTCGTCTTAACAATTTAGATTAACTAACAACACTATAAAAGTTGAAagattaaattatgtcaaataaaaCTATGAAAACCAAAACGATTTCAGCAGAGGGACCAAAACCATAGTTTAACCTTTTTTAAACATTTAGTGAAAAATTGACATACCAGGTCTGGTGGAATCATAGTCTCGGTGTGTCGCCACATTACATCACCAGCATTGCGTTCAAAGATGCAGAAAACATTAGGCATCTCAATGGGCATCCCATTTTGGGCAGCAACAAAGGCACCCATGTAAACTGCATTGGCTGGGCAATCCCTTAGAGGTTCAAGTGGCACTGCACATAGACCATACCCATATTCCCCAGCATCAAAGAATGTCCTGTAGTACCATTCCTCGGTTAAATCCATGTACGGTACGAACAGTTCTGATACGAATCCCCGATACATCACTCGACGGAATTCCTGCTTCTCGGTGTCGTATATGGATGCTAAGGATACGATCGGACCGACCCGAGCATCAAAAGTCAGATGAAAATCCCAATTAGCCCACCTAGACAAAGAAAAATGGaccatttttttgttaaataaactcaattgaaaaaagttaaattttgattttggtccTTTTAcaatgcttaaattttttatttagtccctaaatgttaatttaacataatttggtccttctactgaaatagagggactaaattacgtcaaattaaaatataaagaccaaatttcaaatgtaaaattttagaaagACGAAAAtcataatttaccaaaaatagtccCTACAAATCGGTAAGTCTATATAGAATATATATTGATATAAACGGCATCTGTATTTGGCTAATAATTTTCGACACATAGCGACAGAAAAGGAATAAAATAGTCGAAATTGGGTCCTACAAATCAATTCCACCtactaaataatattataaaataaaaattttaatttcagtatagtatagggactaaaactGAAATTAGACTGGAATAAAATTAGTCAAAGTTGGACCCTTGTTACTATGCTCTTACCTAACTCTACTTCCATCAATGGTGAAACTCGGACCGTCCGGTTGAACAACGGTGATTCCTTTCAACTCCGGTCCGAAAGGTGGCTTTTGCTTGGATTCTCTGTAATCGGTTCCGGCGGCTTTTGGCACCGGGACGACGAGCCTATCTTGAAAATGTATTATCTTCATTGCTTCTAAATCAACTGTGACGGTGATGGCTTCTATTGGTCTCATATACAAATTAACAGTCCCGTCTAAGTAATAACACATGATTTTAACGACCCTTCCGTTTTGCTTAGTCTCGCCGAACCATCCTACGGTGAAACTCCCGCAAACGACCTTTTCGGCCTTGAGTCCTCTCTTGTTTAAGGCGGCCAAGAAGGGTGCATGGTTGGACACCAGCTGGTCGGCATCGATTTGTTCTTGGAAAGTGAGTGAAGGGTATCCGAAACCGTGGTGAATCCGATCGGAAACGATGTCGTCGCGTGATAAATCGATGATGAGTTCGTGTGTTTGGTGGTTTATACGTGCGACGACGAAGGCTTGCCGTGGTGGTGGTGTGGTGGTGGGATGGTTTTGTAGCCATGAAAGGACGGCTTGTTTATCTGGTTCGTTTAAGCCTATGTATTGGAAGGTTAAGTTGGTGGTGGAAGTGGGGTGTGATTGATTAACAATGGCTTGAACTCGGATGAACTCTTTTGCAGTTAGTGAGTCAAGTGGGTGTTGTTCGAGTTGATGGGATAATGGAATGATGGAGAGGGTGGAGAAGAGGAAGAAGAGAATTTTCAATGAATGTGCCATTGTTGTTGTTTAGTGGTATGGAAtatggatgaatatatatagCTATGAGATACTGCCAGCCATGGTGGacttttaacatttatactagggactcaaaatgaattttaaaattttaagtgagttaaaatttataatttcattattatattaatttattaaagaaagtaattaataatattatttatttgaacttattattaataatataaacgTAAAGCTGATTAATTTTTAGCTTGATTGATATGAGTATTGTTGTTAATGCACGAGGACGTAAATTTAAATGCATTGAAACGCGTTATCCTCATATTTATGGGCTGAGGGAGCCACGAATAGTTCTAGCTAGAGATTATGATAggctgtaatatcctgattttgggcctagtcggaatggtggtttcgagaccacaaatccgagatagaaataattattttataattattttgaggtctatgatatgattgcatgattgtgtgaaaattttgtaaagaaattctatgcataaagtgcttaatttgaagttagggactaaattgaataaattgcaaaacttgtgttctagaagcattttgcataaattgaattagattattaattagaggtccttaaagagtaatttgaccaatttttaaaaaaaattggacaaaaatgggcttggaagggtaaaaatttaaagaatagtaaaaagggcattttgatcatttaggggtaaaatgaattaaaagacaaattttaaaacccaaatgtgtccatcttcagccccatggccgaatatagcaaggagaaaccatggctaggtttttcaagcttccaagctcgattgtaagtccattctagcctcgtttttaatttttttacgtttttggagtcccggtaacttgatttagcttatgctagcaataattcaacctagggttcataattggaaaaacacccataggtgaaatttgtgtattttggtgttctatgatataatatgaggttttaaattatgttagacaacttgtgctactcggttttcagtgaaaacgagtaaaagggcttaatcggtaaaaatacctaatagtcataagtacatgttagagtgagaatttgatgttgctatagaagggaaaaacgatcagcatgtcataaaacataagaaaataggctgaagtttaatttacgagctttggcgcaaaagtgtaaatatgcaaaagtttaggggcaaaactgtaattttgctaaaatatgattttgggtcaatttgaataatgtgagtcctaattatactatattttaaatgatagagcaaggaaaactgaaattcagactaaaatggggaaaataccaagttgtggacgaaatgataaaagtagccattttcgtatacgaggtaagttcatatgtaaatgttggtaacatagttattattttaaattttttaatgttatttaaatgatatgataattattatgaaatattatacttgtgataattgtttgataatatgtcaaattatgtgatatacttggaaaatgtgaaatactaccgagtatcggtatcggcattccgtagaagatggttgagacacatgattgggaaaaaggtcccgttgaaccttaggaatgaattaggatacaagtgacatgtcactgggatatttgggcatccgaactcgttgagttgagtccgagttcacttatggatgcgaatgtccgaactcgttgagttgagtccgagttcgtgagatgtaactaggcatccgagctctttgagttgagtccgagttcacttatggatgcgaacgcccgaggtcgttgagttgagtccgagttcgcttatgggcgggttacatggtagcttggctacatatgtgacacttatgtgcaaactttccatgtatccgaattatattccgatgtgttcaacgggtaaagttctactcaaatggaggaatactcgagatgaaagggacattttggtaaattttgtgaaatggatactttgaacaggtatgtacttaaccctcgggttgaaaactcaatataacaacaatatggtaagatgataaatgaaaatatgatatgaatgtcttggtgatgattatgcaaatgatgttttatgtttgcttatatggttatgttacttgctatttgcatgtgaacttactaagcatttatgcttactccctccttttcattccttgtagttttgacaagtcagctcggaaatcgggaacggtcggaggctcgctcacactatccgtataccatcttggcataatggcttgtatattttgggtttggcatgtatagcattataatcattttgtatatatggtcttatgatatggttattgagtggtatggaaatgcttgataatgattaccattggaatggctaatcatgatcatatttggagttatgtatgtcaaattgctagctaatccatggaaaccatgaaatagataaaatttaccataaaatagattcagacagcagtagtgatgtgaatttgaaaaatcactaaaaatagtagaaatttaattaaatggtgaataagttatttaatcgaagcttgatgagtctattttcatatgaaagaaacaaaacaggtatatgagttatattttgtgagatatttaagttttggtggaacagggtcagagtgatctctgtatcccctgttctgaatttaaaaattcactataaattgtacaaaaacaattaggagttttattttacatgtatgaaatacttattgagtctagttttataagaaacaaacaaaatagttattgaaactctgtacagggagatatctgattcgtaatacacaggggtcagagtagtcgaaccctgaaacaggggagcctttaactaataaactgtactaattggccgaacaaaaaattctaaaaaaaaattattagatagatatatgagtctagtttcaggaaaaatttacggaattggatttttagtttcggaactcgagatatgaatttttaagcgactataacgcagattgccagcttgtctggaagttttaaaaataaattgtttgagctgttaaattgatgaattaagtttagtaacacctcaagcttgactctggCGACAGTCTCGGGCGTGAGGGCGTTacataaaccataaaagtaacatattttaatctcattcttgatgcgtttttggatgatttattatttaatttagtgaatttgatactcctaatcatttaatttcatgtttaattcttAGAAGAGCATAGGGGAACAAAAGGAGCGAAAAACAGGTCAAAATTGGACAAAACAGGCTATTTGAAGGATCCACACTGCCAAGCCTTTTCCCACACGAGCTGGCCACATgtccatgtgccagcccatgtcgaTTTCGAATCATGTTTTCGTAATACGTGACAAAagtcaatttttagggtttctgagcattctaatgTTTATAAATACATACGAGAAGAGGACTTGGGGGGACACGTAGAGCTGAATgaagaaaagactcgaagaacGCCAACGAATTCAACTTagaagcaggatctccttcaagactgaagatctccattcaatttctctcgaagtttttttggtttctttatattttgttgttttcctaattttgagatgttttccttccaaagtatgaactaaattccctagatacctagggaggatgagacctaagatggatcttattatttgatttttcttatttgttcttgatctcaattatttattcttatttcatgttttaatgttttcaggatattaattcatgattcatatgcttattcagtggagcaaaagtccttgtttaagagtagatctgacataattgagtggagttacatgcaatcctagaaataggacgacataaatctaccggattaaagtcaaatctaataggagaattcatagatcgagttaatgcgataatagtgGTTTTAATTataaagagatttcaattaatcaacctagagtcggCTGTTTTtattctcgaaagagatattaatataagtTAAGGATTTTTACAGATCAAGACAAGTAAATAAATAGTTTAATTCaaatttagaataataagtgaagtctaggtggattctttttTGGGAATTGTCTCTCTCATCAgttttcttcaaatatttttctaatttattctctgttgagttcttagtaattagtttaattttagattaaaaataaatccCTTCAATTTAttcggctagataataaaaagatagtaactactagtacttttagtcctcgttgATACGATATTCCtgactcaccataactatattaCCATTCGATAGGTGTTCTTACCTTTGTCGTATTTTAGTTAGTTTGTGACGTCATCACATTGTCTTAAAAAGAACTTAtataatcagaacctataatgataGTCAAAGTTAGGTTCTatgtaataatattataaaaattaaagtagaaaGATTAATTCCTAAATTTTAgcatagtagagggactaaaatcaGAATTAGagcaaaataaaatattgaaggATCACTTAtagtaaattaaagtaaaaagattaaatttcaagttttaaatatagtagagggactaaaccACAATTAAAccgaaaataaaatattcaaaagcaGGATCGTCATAAGTGTACTCACCTAACTCTGCTTCCATCAATGATGAAACTTGGGCCGTCCGGTTGAACAACGGTGATCCCTTTCAATTCCGGTCCGAAGGGTGCCTTTTGCTCGGACTCTCTGTAATCCGTTCCGGCGGCTTTTGGCACCGGAACAACGAGCCTATCCCGGAAATGTGTGATCTTCATTGCTTCTAAATCAACTGTGACGGTGATGGCCTCTATTGGTCTCATATACAGATTAACAGTTCCATCTAAGTAATAACACATCACTTTAACAACCCTACCATTTTGCTTCGTCTCCCCGAACCATCCTAAGGCGAAAGTCTCGCAAATGACCTCCTCCACCTTGAGCCCTCTCTTGTTTAAGGCGGCCAAGAAGGGTGCATGGTTGAACACCAGCTGGCTTGCACGGTTTTGTTCTTGGAAAGTGAATAAAGGGTACCCGAAACCGTGGTGAATGTGATCGGAAACAATGTTGTCGTACGATAAATCGACGACGAGTTCGTGAGTTTGGTGGTTTATACGTGCAATGACGAAGGCTTGGCGTGGTGGTGGAGCTGTGATAGGGGTGGGGCGATGGTTTTGTAGCCATGAAATGAGAGCTTGTTTATCTGGTTCGTTTAAGCCTATGTATTGGAAGGTTATGTCGTTGATGGTGGTGGGGTGTGACTGGTTAACAATGGCTTGAACTCGGATGAACTCGTTTGGAGTTAGTGAGTCAAGTGGGTGTTGTTCGAGTTGATGGGATAATGGAATGATGGAGAGGGtggagaagaggaagaagaagaagaagcagcagaaaatttttaatgaatgAGCCATTGATCTGCTTTAGTGGTTTGGAATGGATGGCTTATGAGCTACTGCCCTAGTGggcttttaatatttatatttggtgtaattttggttttagtccctctactGTATAGTAATCTAGATTTAATCTATTTACTTTTTTTTGgtcaaattaatttattcatcGCTGAAAACATTGACTAATCCTCTCACTAAAGAAGCTTTTTATAGAAGACCGATTCTCAAACCTCATTATTAAAGGAATAAGTAAATTACcactatattataatttaatccttttagggGAATTGTACCATTGGacataatttttttcaatgaaaatcaatgaaaaaaaaagtaggtAAAGGataatttatcatttaatgaATGTATTgaatcaatttattctttaattttagatgtatttatttaaatttttttagtgaagttcattatccttttatttatgagTTGACGAAGGGTTATCGATAGTTTAGGCACTGTGTCAAAACAAATGACTGGTTACGTCTTATTCAACAatattctttgatttttcttctgTTTTTAATGTCAGTCCACATTATACTGGTTTTTGTTTTGTCCACAACTTTGTGGTTTTTATTTTGTACATTTCGTTTTCTCTAAAAAAATTATCTTAGTTTTTATCCATTATGTTTTGTCTGAAAAcaatattgattttaattttttattatgttctaacatatatatttatacatatgagATTTTTTAAGGTAAAATTATAGTTATCCCTGTTGGGAACTATTCTCAAATGATCGTATCATGGtgtgtttataaaattaaaattcaagataatgaggaagaaaataaatcattaatttgAGACTTAACTTTACTATCGCAACCAACCACttattatgataaataaaaataatagttattaaattaaatattgaatattaattttttttcaatttatcatcCCAAcgtctaaataaataataacaataatagaacaaaaaaaagaaaataaaatgagcCGAAACTACGAAATTCCAAAGCCCAATGGTGTAGGAATATTGAACATGGATTGGTCACATCAAGACCCTtgtcaacttttttatttttggtgaattataataGGGGGTTAAAGTTTTAATAGTAATTCAAGTCACACTTAAAGCGGTGAATACCCTAACCAtcaagttaattttttattattttagttttaaatcttcaaaaattAGTCAATTTACTTTTTGTTGGACCGGAGAGTAGGTTAAACTGTTaacattttaatgacattaatatAGCAACTCACATGACAATCTACGTATATTTCATTATTGATGCAGATACTTTTATATTTCATTAGGTTATTGTTTCGATCATTTTGGTTTGAGTTGTTTCAGATTTGGATCATTTCAATTAAGCTTATTTAGTTTGGATCAATTTGGATCCATGTTGGTAGGGGCATAGCCATGGGGAGCAGGCAGAGGCCCCTTGGCCTAATAGTCAATTTGCTTTTCAAACTCCcccaaaattaaaagatttaGTTCTGATCTCTTTAACCCTTGATTAaatagtatttttaattttagccCTTTTAGAAAATTAGTAGTTCAATTTAAgcttttttaatacaaaatttttagctttgatccccttaaattttaattaaaatcttatttcgaCTCTCTCTAGAAAAAATTCTTGGCTTTACCCCTATGTGTTGGAAGGATTCAAGTAGTTGATTTCTTACGAACATATTAAGTCAAGTCAGATATGTGTTTCAATTGAATTCCTAATTCCTCACGATATCTTTAGTAAGCATACGGTGGCAAGAAAAGCTCCAATCAGTTGTTTCATGTCATAAAGGCAAAACTTTCCAAGTATCGATAGatgtattatttttgtttttagtatAGATAAGTATTGGTATTAGTATATTTTAATGTATCGATATAGGTTTATCCATGTTAtgataataattttgaaattttatcgtATAATGATTCTAGGGATCGACAAAGCATATAAAGTTAGGAGTATAATCCTTAACTTTCCTTCTTTGTATATCTAACTATTAGTACAAATAGattgagtaataaaatgtatccaCACAAGAAAGTATTCTTTTTAGAATTAATCTCTTTTCGTTCCTCGCTATTTTATTCAAccccttctttcttcttctctttccttCGATTTCACAATTCGTGgattacacggtcgtgtgaacaCTCTGGTTTTCGCTCATTTTACTCCCAAGTGCTCTAccaagcattaaaacatgaatgTAAAAAATTAAGAGCATAAATTTCACAGTTAACATCggataatcatccaaaaacgcattatgaatgagtttaaaatgtgttacttttagcacttatcagtaatacaataaattttttaatccatttataaaattaaaataactcaATATTAGGTCATATGTGATAATccattgaaaataaataaataagctgaaaatttgttttttttagtgATTTAATTTTAATGCATTTTTTATCATTCatgattaaaaaaacaaatgatggaatttttttaatgaaaaaagtgTAGAAAATGAAAAGTAGATAAGAAGttctttttcaattctttttatttcttttaacattattttttaaatattttaactttaaatttttatcatttatcatatCACATACTCAATATTAAGAActataataaacatattttataacttaaaatcagtacttatttttttaacacttcattttttttcacgtaaatttttaatttatcaaacagtacctcatatttattgtttttatcattttttttttgtttttcttaagcCTTTTAAATCTAATAACTTGTTGAtagttaattgaaaatttaaatttattaaaaattgatattttaaatagtttaattatcttttaaattgcaaattcatccacaataatgaaaattaattattttttattattaccttgtatattgttaaaatatatatttttaggtattataatataaaaatataaaattatttttttaaaaattttaacatttacatttctaaataaataaataatagcaataatagaACAAGataaagaaaatgggccaaatcTAAGTCATTCCAAAGCCCAATGGAATAGGACTAGTGGACATGGATTCTTCACATCAAGATCCCAAGTTTCGATAAGGAACCTATTGacaattaatttataaaagaataatttGGATTTGGGATACCGATTCTAATTTGGCATAATGGCAAAATAAGTCcctaatttttgtccattttGTCACTTTGGTTCTGGACTTTTTATCACTTTAGCCCTTAATCTTCAAAATTTAGTCAAATTACTTATTGTTTGACAGAAAAGTTAACTAAACTGTTAAAACTTTTATGACACCTGATATATCAACTCATGTGACAGTTTATATATAATTCATCGCTGACGtggataattttataaaaaaattattaaccttttttaaaatgttgctgaaattttaaatttatttattatatttttttaaaatttttatgaagagccatgcaagttactatatcagtaccgttaaaattttaataattttgttagcTTTTACATCTAACAAAaagtaatttaactaaaatttgaagTTGTATACTAAAATGATCTTAGGGTGGTTATCATTCCATATCAATTGGACAGGTCCGACAAAATTAAtttgacttttaaaaaaattaatcatttcaaTCGGGGTCAGTTCGAAATTCGAATCTTTTTGCATGTATATTATTTAGGTTTTAAGTTTGGGCTTTTCAGGTCAAGCTGTTAAGAATTCGAATCATTTTAGGTTCTTGTTACTTTAAGTTTATGTCATTTCAGGTTACTGTTCGAATAATTTTAGCTTAAGGTTGTTTGGGGTCAATTCGAGTTTGGGTTGAAAAGATTTTGGTTGTCAACTTCTTACTATCAAATCTAGTCGGATCAAGTTTTGGGTTTGAATTGAATTCTCAAGTTtagattaaaatgaataaattcgagttattaactttttatgataaaatttcatcGAATATATTTAGTAAGCTAATGCTTACTACAGACTTTACAAAATGACAAAGTGAAGTCACAATATCTTTAGTAAGCATAAGGGCGAGAAAAAGCTTGAATGAGGTGTTTCATGTTGTAAAGGTAAAACTTTGCAAGTGATTAAGCCTAGCA encodes:
- the LOC121214757 gene encoding primary amine oxidase isoform X1, translating into MAHSLKIFCCFFFFFLFSTLSIIPLSHQLEQHPLDSLTPNEFIRVQAIVNQSHPTTINDITFQYIGLNEPDKQALISWLQNHRPTPITAPPPRQAFVIARINHQTHELVVDLSYDNIVSDHIHHGFGYPLFTFQEQNRASQLVFNHAPFLAALNKRGLKVEEVICETFALGWFGETKQNGRVVKVMCYYLDGTVNLYMRPIEAITVTVDLEAMKITHFRDRLVVPVPKAAGTDYRESEQKAPFGPELKGITVVQPDGPSFIIDGSRVRWANWDFHLTFDARVGPIVSLASIYDTEKQEFRRVMYRGFVSELFVPYMDLTEEWYYRTFFDAGEYGYGLCAVPLEPLRDCPANAVYMGAFVAAQNGMPIEMPNVFCIFERNAGDVMWRHTETMIPPDLITEVRPDMSLVVRMVSTVGNYDYINDWEFKQIGSIKVTVGLTGLLEVRGSKYTHKDQIDEEVYGTLLAENTLGAYHDHFITYHLDLDVDGESNSFVKSKLETVKVTDQTSPRKSYWKVVSETAKTESDAKIKLGPDSAELLVVNPNKRTNMGNFVGYRLIPGSVASPLMTNDDYPQIRAAFTEYNVWVTPYNKSEKWAGGVYTDQSRGDDTLATWTSRNRRIENKDIVLWYTLGFHHVPYQEDFPLMPTISTGFELRPANFFEYNPVLKVKGPNNVRWPNCSVSSSGLN
- the LOC121214757 gene encoding primary amine oxidase isoform X2, with translation MAHSLKILFFLFSTLSIIPLSHQLEQHPLDSLTAKEFIRVQAIVNQSHPTSTTNLTFQYIGLNEPDKQAVLSWLQNHPTTTPPPRQAFVVARINHQTHELIIDLSRDDIVSDRIHHGFGYPSLTFQEQIDADQLVSNHAPFLAALNKRGLKAEKVVCGSFTVGWFGETKQNGRVVKIMCYYLDGTVNLYMRPIEAITVTVDLEAMKIIHFQDRLVVPVPKAAGTDYRESKQKPPFGPELKGITVVQPDGPSFTIDGSRVRWANWDFHLTFDARVGPIVSLASIYDTEKQEFRRVMYRGFVSELFVPYMDLTEEWYYRTFFDAGEYGYGLCAVPLEPLRDCPANAVYMGAFVAAQNGMPIEMPNVFCIFERNAGDVMWRHTETMIPPDLITEVRPDMSLVVRMVSTVGNYDYINDWEFKQIGSIKVTVGLTGLLEVRGSKYTHKDQIDEEVYGTLLAENTLGAYHDHFITYHLDLDVDGESNSFVKSKLETVKVTDQTSPRKSYWKVVSETAKTESDAKIKLGPDSAELLVVNPNKRTNMGNFVGYRLIPGSVASPLMTNDDYPQIRAAFTEYNVWVTPYNKSEKWAGGVYTDQSRGDDTLATWTSRNRRIENKDIVLWYTLGFHHVPYQEDFPLMPTISTGFELRPANFFEYNPVLKVKGPNNVRWPNCSVSSSGLN